In Dehalococcoidia bacterium, one DNA window encodes the following:
- the phnH gene encoding phosphonate C-P lyase system protein PhnH, translating to MLLVTPGSRPRFDPVHDSQRTFRAVLGALASPGTIVPLPVRDEEAPIEGWATAILRTLCDHETRVAVELEAGSAELLRHLQQRVGVVRVPVDQAEFFLSAASSCAPEWITRLPRGSLAYPDRGATAILLVDALGLGPLHLSLRGPGCCPGATLRVQGLPWALLAARAAAVASYPCGIDLLVVDAAGQLAAIPRSTFVERVLEGAH from the coding sequence ATGTTGCTTGTCACCCCGGGCTCGAGACCCCGATTCGACCCGGTCCACGATAGCCAACGGACCTTCCGAGCGGTGCTTGGCGCGCTTGCGTCTCCAGGGACGATCGTGCCGCTGCCCGTCCGCGACGAGGAGGCGCCGATCGAAGGCTGGGCAACGGCCATCCTTCGCACCCTCTGCGACCACGAAACGCGGGTTGCGGTTGAGCTGGAGGCGGGCAGCGCTGAACTGCTCCGTCACCTCCAACAGCGGGTTGGTGTGGTGCGCGTGCCGGTGGACCAAGCGGAGTTTTTCCTCAGCGCTGCCAGCAGCTGCGCTCCGGAGTGGATCACTCGGCTTCCCCGCGGCTCCTTGGCCTATCCGGACCGGGGAGCGACGGCCATTCTCCTCGTCGATGCGCTTGGGCTCGGCCCGCTCCACTTGTCGCTCCGAGGCCCGGGCTGCTGTCCCGGCGCCACGCTCAGAGTGCAGGGGCTGCCGTGGGCCCTCCTCGCTGCGCGGGCGGCCGCCGTCGCGTCATACCCGTGCGGGATCGACCTGCTGGTCGTCGATGCTGCTGGCCAGCTCGCGGCAATCCCGCGCTCGACCTTCGTCGAACGCGTGCTGGAAGGAGCGCACTGA
- a CDS encoding phosphonate C-P lyase system protein PhnG produces the protein MDRKTCYEWAASLSEAEALALGRLVLEHCAEPVSLVMPPTVGMVMARAIDGALGETFNLGEVLVTEARVALSEAEGWGMVIGSAPDHAVAIALIDAAIARGGPLAAVVERRLREIIESRPPVHPAWEELQATRVAFENF, from the coding sequence GTGGATCGTAAGACCTGCTATGAATGGGCGGCCTCGCTCAGCGAAGCAGAGGCGCTTGCGCTTGGTCGGCTTGTGCTCGAGCACTGCGCCGAGCCAGTCTCCCTTGTCATGCCGCCAACGGTGGGGATGGTGATGGCGCGCGCAATCGATGGCGCCCTCGGGGAGACTTTCAACCTTGGGGAAGTGCTGGTCACGGAGGCGCGGGTCGCGCTGAGCGAGGCGGAAGGATGGGGCATGGTTATCGGGAGTGCGCCCGACCATGCTGTGGCGATCGCGCTGATTGATGCTGCGATCGCGCGCGGCGGGCCGCTTGCCGCCGTCGTCGAGCGCCGGCTCCGCGAGATCATCGAGAGCCGCCCGCCTGTGCATCCCGCCTGGGAGGAGCTCCAAGCCACCCGGGTCGCCTTTGAGAACTTCTGA
- a CDS encoding alpha-D-ribose 1-methylphosphonate 5-triphosphate diphosphatase: protein MRAERTPREVVVGGRDDSLPDAPIAIVNARLVLRDRVEEGCRLDIAGGRIVGLGDDRPETGAPVVVLDAKGAYVLPGLIDVHNDGLEFEVNPRPGTNLPLPLALTNFERQALGAGVTTVFHALSFANRPDLGRSVGSAWERAAFIQQQQRRPVDHHVLHRFDVWSPDTLDPIFESMAKLPVRYLSLNDHTPGQGQYRDFAKHLERLAAYRERRLVGDIDPDELRRRMEERQRAVADGWLEGIYRAVAARRAALPCIVGTHDDDSPEKVDAQAAIGATIAEFPVTREAARQARRRGMAIVVGAPNIVRGGSHSGNLSAVELIAEGLADIICADYHAASLLPALLRLVDDGLCSLPEAVAMVTANPASALGLTDRGILAVGKRADVVIVRRETSVPIVEAVFSAGRLVYTYSGRAPEPLRREAAQEVSRGS from the coding sequence GTGAGGGCGGAACGCACTCCGCGGGAGGTTGTCGTCGGCGGCCGAGACGACAGCCTCCCCGACGCCCCGATCGCAATTGTCAATGCGCGGCTAGTCCTTCGCGACCGAGTCGAGGAGGGATGTCGCCTTGATATTGCGGGCGGCCGCATTGTCGGGCTCGGCGACGACCGGCCGGAGACTGGCGCTCCGGTCGTCGTTCTCGATGCCAAGGGCGCCTATGTCTTGCCGGGCCTGATCGACGTTCACAACGACGGCCTCGAGTTTGAAGTGAACCCGCGGCCCGGCACGAACCTCCCGCTGCCGCTCGCTTTGACCAACTTCGAGCGGCAAGCCCTCGGAGCGGGGGTGACGACCGTCTTCCATGCGCTCTCGTTCGCGAACCGTCCTGACCTCGGCCGCTCCGTCGGGAGCGCGTGGGAGCGCGCTGCATTCATCCAGCAGCAGCAGCGCCGGCCGGTCGACCACCACGTGCTGCATCGCTTCGACGTCTGGAGCCCGGATACGCTCGACCCGATCTTCGAGTCGATGGCGAAGCTCCCCGTTCGCTACCTCTCGCTCAACGACCATACGCCAGGGCAAGGCCAATATCGCGACTTCGCGAAGCACCTTGAGCGGCTTGCTGCCTACCGTGAGCGGCGGCTGGTGGGCGACATCGACCCCGACGAACTGCGGCGGCGGATGGAAGAGCGTCAGCGCGCAGTCGCCGATGGCTGGCTGGAGGGGATCTACCGCGCCGTTGCCGCGCGGCGAGCCGCTCTTCCCTGCATCGTGGGAACCCACGACGATGACAGTCCCGAGAAAGTCGATGCCCAAGCGGCGATTGGGGCGACGATCGCCGAATTTCCTGTCACCCGTGAGGCCGCCCGCCAAGCGCGGCGCCGTGGGATGGCGATCGTCGTGGGCGCGCCGAACATCGTCCGTGGCGGGTCGCACAGCGGCAACCTCTCCGCGGTCGAACTGATTGCCGAAGGGCTGGCCGACATCATTTGCGCCGACTATCACGCAGCTTCTCTGTTGCCGGCACTGCTTCGGCTCGTCGATGATGGACTGTGCTCTCTTCCCGAGGCGGTGGCGATGGTGACAGCGAACCCCGCAAGCGCTCTCGGCTTGACCGACCGCGGCATCCTTGCGGTCGGCAAACGCGCCGATGTCGTGATCGTTCGACGCGAGACAAGCGTGCCAATCGTCGAAGCGGTCTTCTCTGCGGGACGGCTCGTGTACACCTACAGCGGTCGGGCTCCCGAACCACTGCGAAGAGAAGCGGCGCAGGAGGTCTCTCGTGGATCGTAA
- a CDS encoding phosphate/phosphite/phosphonate ABC transporter substrate-binding protein, translating into MIAWFRPLPALAAGMALAVTLSACIAPGGPRPATTGAAGPSVQVQPGDDRANWPRTLRLGLFGGDDAEQVIENARPLKTFLEARLGIPVEFFTGTSYSAVIEAMRANKVDAMFVGPFAYILAVQEANAEALVVGVSTTAREPVFDPSIRPTYFSVISVIKGTGITRVSDLKGKQFAFVDPASASGHLVPKTTLIQAGIDPDKDMKTIFAGSHPTAVAALWNRKVDAAASTERTLVTAAQNGQIELCFFPDERINVDRTPAEIQRLFDSCPDGKIVPLLYSRPIPNTPLAVRRDLPESFKKALRQALLETQNDPEYIRQRRQWFLDPTEELKLSRLDEAYNPLRDVARLLKLDLRSLE; encoded by the coding sequence ATGATCGCGTGGTTTCGTCCTCTTCCGGCGCTCGCAGCGGGAATGGCGCTCGCTGTGACGCTGAGCGCCTGCATTGCGCCCGGCGGGCCGCGCCCAGCGACCACCGGCGCCGCCGGTCCGAGCGTCCAAGTCCAACCCGGCGACGACCGGGCCAATTGGCCGCGGACGCTCCGCCTCGGCCTGTTTGGCGGCGACGATGCCGAGCAGGTGATTGAAAACGCGCGGCCGCTGAAAACGTTCCTTGAGGCTCGCCTCGGGATCCCCGTCGAATTCTTCACCGGCACCAGCTACAGCGCTGTCATCGAAGCGATGCGGGCGAACAAGGTCGACGCGATGTTCGTCGGTCCCTTCGCCTACATTCTTGCAGTGCAGGAGGCGAACGCCGAAGCCCTCGTCGTCGGCGTTTCGACGACTGCCCGCGAGCCGGTCTTTGACCCTTCGATCCGCCCCACGTATTTCAGCGTCATTTCCGTGATCAAAGGCACCGGCATCACCCGAGTGTCCGACCTGAAGGGCAAGCAGTTCGCCTTCGTTGACCCTGCTTCGGCCTCCGGTCATCTCGTCCCGAAGACGACGCTCATCCAAGCCGGCATCGATCCCGACAAGGACATGAAGACGATCTTCGCTGGGAGCCATCCCACTGCCGTCGCCGCGCTCTGGAACCGCAAAGTCGATGCCGCTGCCTCGACCGAGCGGACCCTCGTGACCGCTGCTCAGAACGGCCAGATTGAACTGTGCTTCTTCCCTGATGAGCGCATCAATGTCGACCGGACGCCCGCCGAGATCCAGCGCCTGTTCGACTCCTGCCCTGACGGCAAGATTGTGCCTCTCCTCTACAGCCGGCCGATCCCGAACACGCCGCTTGCAGTTCGCCGGGATCTGCCCGAGTCCTTCAAGAAGGCACTCCGCCAAGCGCTGCTCGAAACGCAAAACGACCCGGAGTACATTCGCCAGCGTCGGCAGTGGTTCCTCGACCCGACCGAGGAGCTGAAGCTCTCCCGGCTTGACGAAGCGTACAACCCGCTGCGTGATGTCGCTCGGCTGCTCAAGCTCGACCTGCGGTCGCTCGAGTGA
- the phnE gene encoding phosphonate ABC transporter, permease protein PhnE, which yields MTTLPSAAPRFSSDEALRSSLLAPWPRLSVRAFFVVLLVVLVYWWSLTGTNMSPAELVRGIPNIFGLLGRMVPPRFAMDTFTVDVPFGLSLPYFGESIAITLPEVIPSIMQTVQMAIVGTTLGIMLSLPFGLLAARNTSPHPWVYQSTRFFLNSARAIPGLIVALIFVASVGLGPFAGVLAIAIGEIGVLGKLFAESIEAIDPQQVQAVRATGARPLQVFVYGVIPQALPVATSYSLLVFEGNVRSATILGIVGAGGVGFVLSKYMALFQYQLLTGALILILITVTIIDRFSDFIRRRLI from the coding sequence ATGACGACCCTTCCCTCGGCCGCTCCCCGCTTCTCCTCCGACGAGGCCCTGCGCAGTTCGCTTCTCGCCCCGTGGCCTCGCCTCAGCGTGCGCGCGTTCTTTGTCGTGCTGCTTGTCGTGCTCGTCTACTGGTGGTCGCTGACAGGCACGAACATGAGCCCGGCCGAGCTGGTGCGCGGAATTCCCAACATCTTCGGCTTGCTCGGCCGAATGGTGCCGCCGCGGTTCGCGATGGACACCTTCACTGTCGACGTGCCGTTCGGGCTGTCTTTGCCCTACTTCGGCGAGAGCATCGCCATCACGCTGCCCGAAGTCATTCCTTCGATCATGCAAACCGTCCAGATGGCAATCGTGGGGACGACGCTCGGCATTATGCTCTCGCTGCCGTTTGGGCTGCTTGCGGCGCGCAACACCTCTCCCCATCCGTGGGTCTATCAGAGCACCCGCTTCTTCCTGAACTCGGCCCGCGCGATTCCCGGCCTGATCGTGGCGCTTATCTTCGTCGCCTCGGTCGGCCTGGGGCCGTTCGCAGGCGTTCTCGCCATCGCGATCGGCGAGATCGGCGTTCTCGGCAAGCTGTTCGCCGAGTCGATCGAAGCGATCGACCCGCAGCAGGTGCAGGCAGTCCGCGCGACCGGAGCGCGCCCGCTCCAAGTGTTCGTCTACGGCGTCATTCCCCAAGCGCTGCCGGTGGCGACCTCCTACTCGCTGCTTGTCTTCGAGGGGAATGTCCGCAGCGCCACCATCCTCGGCATCGTCGGCGCCGGCGGCGTCGGCTTCGTGCTGTCGAAGTACATGGCGCTCTTTCAGTACCAGCTCCTGACCGGAGCGCTCATCTTGATCCTGATCACCGTGACCATCATCGACCGGTTCAGCGATTTCATTCGAAGGAGGCTCATATGA
- the phnC gene encoding phosphonate ABC transporter ATP-binding protein — protein MLEVDQVGVIYPNGVEALKSVSLTVRPGEIVAVVGRSGAGKSTLLRCINGIQRPTSGTIRLNGVEITSLRGEALRRLQQRIGFIWQEYNLVLRLSVMKNVLCGRLGSSALLPSLFHYFSRRDREIAVRSLERVNMLHRATQRADQLSGGEKQRVGIARALAQEPHILLADEPVASLDPELSWQVMSDLTHVARDEGVPTVINIHQVELAKAFCDRIVGIARGVVVFEGTPDQLDEAAMDLIYRVETQPAAQPVGVAA, from the coding sequence ATGCTCGAAGTCGATCAGGTAGGGGTGATCTACCCCAATGGGGTGGAAGCGCTCAAGTCCGTTTCCCTGACCGTGCGCCCGGGCGAGATCGTCGCCGTGGTCGGCCGCTCGGGGGCGGGCAAGTCCACCCTGCTGCGGTGTATCAACGGGATCCAGCGTCCCACGAGCGGCACGATCCGCTTGAATGGCGTGGAGATTACCTCGCTCCGTGGCGAGGCGCTCCGGCGGCTCCAGCAGCGGATCGGGTTTATCTGGCAGGAATACAACCTCGTCCTCCGGCTGAGCGTGATGAAGAACGTCCTGTGCGGCCGGCTGGGCAGTTCGGCTCTGCTCCCCTCGCTCTTCCACTACTTCAGCCGGCGCGACCGCGAGATCGCCGTGCGCAGCCTCGAGCGGGTCAACATGCTCCACCGCGCGACCCAGCGCGCCGACCAGCTGTCGGGAGGCGAAAAGCAGCGCGTCGGGATCGCGCGCGCACTCGCCCAGGAGCCGCACATCCTCCTTGCCGATGAGCCGGTGGCGAGCCTCGACCCAGAACTGTCCTGGCAAGTCATGAGCGACCTGACCCACGTCGCTCGCGATGAGGGCGTGCCGACGGTCATCAACATCCATCAAGTCGAATTGGCGAAAGCGTTCTGCGACCGGATCGTCGGCATCGCCCGCGGGGTCGTCGTCTTCGAAGGGACCCCAGACCAGCTCGATGAGGCAGCGATGGACCTGATCTACCGCGTAGAGACTCAGCCGGCGGCTCAGCCGGTCGGTGTGGCAGCATGA
- the phnD gene encoding phosphate/phosphite/phosphonate ABC transporter substrate-binding protein, producing MTAAADNATTSVMGSSSPSPLRLALAPTVGESAAVRLARAQALRRFLEAEMDRPVEIVIEQSYDACVTALRNGQLDAAMLGELAYWRARERAPVEALVTPVGEDGSIASYESVIVTVRGSKITSLAGIRGTVFGLVDTESASGYLIPRAMLREAGIDPDREVTIRLFGSHRRVVEALLEGEVAAAGVHAGTLAPPQPERAVQYARLQELARSRPIPRGPLVVRATLPADTRAALAGALLRIHEADPEAAKVLNVGAGQRFIQSTGGAPPTLRRIAALAGVSYATVSRVVNGAGEVAPATAARVRAIIDELGYRPNGNALVLRGERAPLVGFLTPTPPDPLSLRLADAVRQQLHRARIPLVLCPVEGAVADTPFPDLLLDGRLGALICPPPFHEDPGLQEAIRTDRLVVAVGDPPSASSALVRSVDDAVAMLVDRLGTAKTSFPAARVSAAPRPPRGRRKRSRSGAA from the coding sequence TTGACAGCCGCAGCAGACAACGCTACGACTTCCGTGATGGGCTCTTCTTCACCGTCTCCGCTCCGCTTGGCTCTCGCGCCAACGGTCGGCGAGTCGGCAGCGGTTCGCCTTGCGCGCGCCCAAGCGCTCCGCCGCTTTCTCGAGGCGGAAATGGACCGTCCCGTCGAGATTGTGATTGAGCAGAGCTATGACGCCTGCGTCACGGCCCTGCGAAACGGCCAGCTCGACGCGGCGATGCTGGGCGAGCTGGCCTACTGGCGCGCCCGCGAGCGCGCGCCAGTCGAGGCCTTGGTGACACCGGTCGGAGAAGATGGGTCGATCGCGTCGTACGAGAGCGTGATCGTCACTGTGCGCGGGTCAAAGATCACCTCGCTCGCCGGCATTCGAGGCACTGTGTTCGGATTAGTCGACACGGAATCGGCCTCCGGTTACCTGATCCCCCGCGCGATGCTCCGAGAAGCCGGCATCGACCCGGACCGCGAGGTCACTATCCGCCTGTTCGGCAGCCACCGGCGCGTGGTCGAGGCGCTTCTCGAAGGAGAGGTCGCGGCGGCGGGGGTGCATGCCGGAACCTTGGCGCCGCCGCAGCCGGAGCGCGCTGTTCAATACGCGCGGCTTCAAGAGCTCGCCCGGTCGCGCCCGATCCCGCGGGGCCCGCTCGTCGTTCGCGCTACCCTCCCGGCGGATACCCGCGCTGCGCTGGCTGGGGCCCTCCTGCGCATCCATGAAGCCGACCCCGAGGCGGCGAAGGTGCTGAACGTCGGCGCAGGCCAGCGGTTCATCCAATCGACCGGCGGTGCGCCGCCAACCCTGCGCCGGATCGCCGCCCTCGCCGGTGTCTCCTACGCCACCGTCTCCCGCGTCGTTAATGGCGCCGGCGAGGTCGCTCCCGCAACGGCCGCTCGCGTCCGCGCTATCATCGACGAACTCGGCTACCGCCCGAATGGGAATGCGCTCGTTCTCCGCGGGGAGCGCGCTCCCCTCGTCGGGTTCCTGACCCCCACCCCCCCCGACCCGCTCTCTTTGCGCCTCGCCGATGCTGTCCGGCAGCAACTCCACCGCGCCCGCATCCCACTCGTGCTCTGTCCCGTCGAGGGCGCAGTCGCGGATACCCCCTTTCCTGACCTTCTCCTCGACGGCCGTCTCGGTGCCCTCATCTGTCCGCCACCGTTCCACGAGGATCCCGGGCTGCAGGAGGCTATCCGCACCGACCGCCTCGTGGTTGCCGTCGGCGACCCTCCCTCAGCGTCGTCCGCTCTGGTCCGGTCGGTTGATGATGCTGTGGCGATGCTGGTCGACCGGCTCGGCACTGCCAAAACTTCCTTCCCTGCCGCTCGCGTTTCGGCCGCTCCTCGTCCTCCCCGAGGCCGCCGGAAGCGCTCGCGCTCCGGCGCCGCGTGA
- the obgE gene encoding GTPase ObgE: protein MRESGFFDEATIVVKAGSGGAGAVSFRREKFVPFGGPDGGDGGRGGSVYLRADPRLNTLLPFRYERIFSAGAGGAGSGRKKHGKKGEDKIIAVPPGTVVREVKEDGSLGSVLADLVVPGQQVLVARGGRGGLGNTHFATSTNQAPRFAQKGEPGETKTLHLELRLIADVGLLGFPNVGKSTLLAAVSAAKPKIGDYPFTTLTPNLGVVEVDDRTFVMADIPGLIEGASQGKGLGHDFLRHVQRTRLLLHLIDGTSEHPREDFDRLNAELAAFDPDLAAKRQIIVLTKQDLPEAQERLPAARAAFSGLPVFPISAATGAGLSELLRATAAALAEEEAKAPPVPAAEELPVIRPKPAVGGFEVLRHGRRTYQVAGQQVERMVAMTDLANEEAFRHLMRNFNRLGVPAALQHAGITPGAKVTIGGAVFQWTELGLQWLPPPPPKKQRSSQPAAGRRARMRA from the coding sequence ATGAGAGAGTCCGGATTTTTCGATGAGGCGACGATCGTCGTCAAAGCGGGCAGCGGCGGCGCGGGCGCTGTCAGCTTTCGGCGTGAGAAGTTTGTCCCCTTTGGTGGGCCGGACGGCGGCGACGGCGGCCGCGGCGGCTCGGTCTATCTTCGGGCTGACCCGCGACTGAACACCCTTCTTCCCTTCCGGTATGAGCGCATCTTCTCGGCTGGAGCGGGCGGCGCGGGCAGCGGCAGGAAGAAGCACGGCAAAAAAGGTGAAGACAAGATCATCGCCGTTCCTCCCGGCACCGTTGTCCGCGAGGTGAAGGAGGATGGCTCGCTCGGGTCGGTTCTCGCCGATCTTGTCGTCCCTGGCCAGCAGGTGCTGGTCGCGCGGGGCGGCCGCGGTGGCCTCGGCAATACCCACTTTGCGACCAGCACCAACCAAGCGCCTCGCTTCGCCCAGAAGGGCGAGCCCGGCGAGACGAAAACGCTGCATCTTGAGCTCCGACTGATCGCCGATGTGGGGCTGCTCGGCTTTCCGAATGTCGGGAAGTCGACCCTGTTGGCGGCGGTGAGCGCTGCCAAACCGAAGATCGGCGACTATCCCTTCACCACGCTGACCCCAAACCTCGGTGTCGTCGAGGTCGATGACCGCACCTTCGTGATGGCGGATATCCCGGGCTTGATTGAGGGCGCGAGCCAAGGAAAGGGCCTCGGCCACGACTTCTTGCGCCATGTCCAGCGGACCCGGCTGCTCCTTCACCTGATCGACGGGACGAGCGAGCACCCGCGTGAGGACTTCGACCGGCTGAACGCCGAACTCGCTGCGTTCGACCCTGACCTTGCCGCCAAACGCCAGATCATCGTCCTCACGAAGCAGGATCTTCCCGAGGCCCAAGAGCGCCTTCCCGCGGCGCGCGCCGCGTTCTCGGGGCTGCCCGTCTTTCCGATCTCGGCGGCGACTGGCGCTGGCCTGTCGGAGCTGCTTCGCGCGACGGCGGCCGCGCTTGCCGAGGAGGAGGCGAAAGCGCCGCCGGTCCCCGCTGCGGAAGAGCTGCCGGTTATCCGGCCCAAGCCGGCTGTCGGCGGCTTCGAGGTGCTCCGCCACGGCCGGCGCACCTATCAGGTTGCTGGTCAGCAGGTCGAGCGGATGGTCGCCATGACCGACCTTGCCAACGAAGAGGCATTTCGCCACCTGATGCGCAATTTCAATCGTCTTGGTGTCCCGGCGGCGCTGCAGCACGCCGGCATCACTCCCGGCGCGAAGGTGACGATCGGCGGCGCTGTCTTCCAGTGGACAGAACTTGGCCTGCAGTGGCTGCCGCCCCCGCCGCCGAAGAAGCAGCGCTCCTCCCAGCCGGCCGCTGGCCGGCGCGCCCGCATGCGCGCCTAG